In Candidatus Polarisedimenticolia bacterium, one DNA window encodes the following:
- a CDS encoding pyridoxine 5'-phosphate synthase: MRLGVNVDHVATLREARRAGEPDPVVAAALAELAGADQITVHLRGDRRHIKERDLEILRRTVRTRLNVEMAATEEMVKLAAAIKPACVTLVPERREEVTTEGGLDVVLNQSHLKRMVSALRESGLLVSVFVDTDFDQIKAVTKIDAGIIEINTGRYADAKTEDLGSLELNKVVNAARAGRKLGLRVVAGHGLTYHNVRPIAAIAEIEELNIGHSIIARATLVGIERAVREMRALLDGEARSGR, translated from the coding sequence ATGAGACTCGGAGTCAACGTCGATCACGTCGCCACGCTTCGGGAAGCCCGCCGGGCGGGCGAGCCCGATCCGGTGGTGGCAGCCGCCCTGGCCGAGCTGGCGGGGGCCGATCAGATCACCGTCCACCTGCGAGGCGACCGCCGGCACATCAAGGAGCGGGATCTCGAGATCCTCCGGCGCACGGTCCGCACCCGGCTGAACGTTGAAATGGCCGCGACCGAGGAGATGGTCAAGCTCGCCGCCGCCATCAAGCCGGCCTGCGTCACGCTCGTCCCGGAGCGCCGGGAGGAAGTCACCACCGAAGGAGGGCTGGACGTCGTCCTCAATCAGAGCCACCTCAAGCGGATGGTCAGCGCCCTGAGGGAAAGCGGCCTCCTCGTGAGCGTCTTCGTGGACACCGACTTCGATCAAATCAAGGCGGTCACCAAGATCGACGCCGGGATCATCGAGATCAACACCGGCCGCTATGCCGACGCCAAGACCGAGGATCTCGGCTCCTTGGAGCTGAACAAGGTCGTGAACGCGGCCCGCGCGGGGCGCAAGCTGGGCCTGCGGGTGGTGGCCGGTCACGGACTGACGTATCACAATGTCCGCCCCATTGCCGCCATCGCCGAGATCGAAGAGCTGAACATCGGCCACTCCATCATCGCCCGAGCCACGCTCGTGGGGATCGAGCGGGCGGTCCGCGAGATGAGGGCGCTCCTGGACGGCGAGGCCCGCTCCGGACGCTGA